Below is a genomic region from Accipiter gentilis chromosome 11, bAccGen1.1, whole genome shotgun sequence.
GAATGCTGACACTGGAAAACCTATGTACAGCTCAGTTCTTATCTCACCATTAAAGGATCAGTGACATAAACCAAACACTGCTTAACCTTCTTCTTTGTGATCCATATCTCTTGCAGAAGTATGCAGAAGGGCAATATGTCTGCTAACTGCTGTCTGCTCCTTCCATATAAAAGCCAGAAGCAATATTCCTCAGTACCCTTTCAGAACAAGCAGTGAATTTATCATATCTGTTTGTAATGCCCTTTGGGACTTTTCAGGAAGAAAGGCACAGTAAATGTAAGCTCATTATCATCATTAACTCCTTTTATACACCAGCTGAGCTCAGAAGAAACAAATGCgagaaaaatagaaggaaaaaaatggttaaacATATTTAccattctcttcttttcctggtaggttttgttgggttgttttgttttttggtttggttttttttttttttttttttccattcatagaTACCTTTATTAGATAAAACTCATTATCTATCAGGAAGTCTTAAAATTAGCTTGATCATTTGACTCCATGAGATGACACTTAGATTGCTAAGGAAGAACAAAATGGCTTGACATATTAGGGGACATTCAGCACAGCAGTGCCTGATTTATTACACTTGTTCTCTTAAGATTAGAAACGCCTTAAGTTTCCCACAATTACACCTCACCTACGCATGCAAGAGAATGgtttcaggaaaaggaaaagctttgcgTTTGTCCTGTTTGTGTGTTTTCTGGGTAATGGTCACGGCCAGGGGAATGGCACTAGACCTAGAGTTGAATGGGAGAGGACTCGCTAGCTGTACCTGTTGAAAGGTCACATTCTtcatccaaaataattttctaagcTCCTTCTAGGGTAGACGTGCGCGAACGGCACCTCCAGGCAGCAATTTATACCACACACGTTGGACATTAATATCAGATAAATGACCTCAGCAAGGCACTTGTCTCTCTCTGTTGACGGCAAGGTCAGCCTAGCGAGTCCCGTCGTGTGAAGCCTACTTTTCCGCCAGCTAGGTGAATTTGTGcagctgtgtttttaaataaaaacaataattatCAATTCATACGAAAGGATCCTTTCAACACTTCAGCTTTATTCAACCCATCGAGAAAAAGTGCTACTAATCTTGTCTGTGTTACTGCAGCTGATAGATCGGTTTTATGCGTGTATGTGATGTGTATTTTCTGTCACTGTAGATTTAGACGGTTTTCTTTGTTGATCATTAACAGAAGAAAGATGGGGCCCTGACCCGCAAGCACATCCCACCTACTTGGCATCTCAAGACTTTAAAAACTGGCCTGCAAGAAAAGAATTTAGGGGGCCGTTAGATCCACAGTCCTGATTTCAGTCCCTAAAATGGGGAGTTCTGGTAGCTTTGACTCAATTTCTGATCCTTACATCAAACGGGTTAAGttcgagggggggggggtgaagaaTGCTTCTCAAACTGCTTTATGGGGAACGTTTGAAACTTTTAAACCTGCTGGGAGTAAGCTACACTAAAAGTCTCAAAAAAGGAAGCAAGGGTGGTAGAGCATCCCTCAGGCTGCCGACAGTGAAATATTTATCGTCTCCAACTTTGGCAAGCGAAGAAGTCACCcgaattaaataaaaatcagagaaagaaggaggaagagctgCGAAGCTTATCCGAGCGTACAAAGCCACggaacaaaaccacacacaagcGTTCAGACCAGGAAAGAAACCTCAACCTGCCTCTCCAGCCGCTGCAAACAGGTGGAGACGCTCCTGCCGCCcttcggcggcggcgggggggaggttTGGGACAGCCCCCCCTTCTTCAGCGGCACCCCTGCGCTTCGCTTCGCGCCCTCACAAGGTGCCCTCAGGGGCTCGTCTCCCACCCAGATGCCGACAGCTTCCCCCCTCGGCTCCCACCGCCCGCCATGCGGGCCGCCGTCCCGCACTGCCCGCGCCGGCGcctccccgggccccgccgccacCTGCGAGCCGAGGCGGGCGGCCGGAGCCCGGCAGCGGGGCGCCGGCAGGCTGCAGAGAacgcccgggggcggcgggccccgGGGCTGCGAGGGCAGCGGCAGCGGGGAagcggctcccgccgccccggcgccccggccccggccccgcagcgccGCCGGGCGGCGCTTGCGCACTGCGGGCCGCCGCGCTGCTCGCCCGCCTCCCCGGCGCGCCCCCGGGAGCCGCGGCGGAGCCCGGCCGAGCCCAGGCGGGCCGGAGCCGCGGggagccggcggcagcggcggagcCCGCCGCAGACCAGCCCTCCCCCTCgcccgcccggggggggggggccgcggctgGCCGCCCCCGCTTCTCCCGCCGGCCGCGCGGGTCGGGGAGGCAGGAGCGGCCCCCAGGGCTCGGTGTGGGTCCCGGGGCTGCGCCCGCCCGGCGCCGGCGGCAACTTCGCCGCCCCGGCCGTCCTCGCCGCTCCCGGCCGCCGTGCGAGCGCTGAGGCGGCGCGGCGGCTGACCCCGGGCAGAGTTTCGCGAAGCCCTCGAAAACACCCTAAGCTGCGGGCAGCAACCTGTTTTCTGCGAGGCTGCCGGCGAGGAGGAATTAGTGCTCGCGATTATCCGGAGCCCCGGGGAGGCGTGTTCCACGAGGGACCTCTCCTCGCCAACAGAGCCGCCGactgcccgcggcggcgggaggatGCCGACAGGCGGCACGGGGCCGGTGCGAGGGCTGGCGAGGAGGCAGCGGTCCCGGGAAAGGGCGGagcgccggggggggggtcctcccGGCGCTGCACTTGCTACATTAACTCGGCGCGCCTGAGACGGCGGCACAACTTTCCGGCTCTGGCCCGGCGGGCGGCACGAAGAGCCTCCCCGCTGCTCCGCCCGCCGGCCGCTTCCCGCGGCGGACCCCGGCGGACcgcgg
It encodes:
- the LOC126044612 gene encoding transcription initiation factor TFIID subunit 4-like, with the protein product MPARLPGTARLAGAGGGGGGSRGPPGSAAGSGRRAEQRGGSSCRPPGQSRKVVPPSQARRVNVASAAPGGPPPRRSALSRDRCLLASPRTGPVPPVGILPPPRAVGGSVGEERSLVEHASPGLRIIASTNSSSPAASQKTGCCPQLRVFSRASRNSARGQPPRRLSARTAAGSGEDGRGGEVAAGAGRAQPRDPHRALGAAPASPTRAAGGRSGGGQPRPPPPGRARGRAGLRRAPPLPPAPRGSGPPGLGRAPPRLPGARRGGGRAARRPAVRKRRPAALRGRGRGAGAAGAASPLPLPSQPRGPPPPGVLCSLPAPRCRAPAARLGSQVAAGPGEAPARAVRDGGPHGGRWEPRGEAVGIWVGDEPLRAPCEGAKRSAGVPLKKGGLSQTSPPPPPKGGRSVSTCLQRLERQVEVSFLV